The following coding sequences lie in one Arachis hypogaea cultivar Tifrunner chromosome 9, arahy.Tifrunner.gnm2.J5K5, whole genome shotgun sequence genomic window:
- the LOC112711413 gene encoding ethylene-responsive transcription factor ERF062, producing MNHFYLSVFFISDLTVLRIYLYMKDTFPKIEIFTQKELPTCLQETAMESKFLDNDNATIRSSHHSLTASHHVHANYSMESPERLLLCSHSMKEELPPYDATLIGHVPSSFHGNEDTRNGQEKNHTFQKFNNNPLNLLETLPALTIAPSSSDASPPSLISPPSSHKFPNLTLFLQETSMLYSSSSHLKSGESMSSKSSNSTFPLSPLRQTQCQTTTADPHKITKNLSNMRRSKSFSDHHNWLSTRTQPLKCSGGGGRVNNNNKLFKGVRQRHWGKWVAEIRLPRNRTRVWLGTFDTAEDAAIAYDTAAYILRGDYAQLNFPELKHVIKANSLNGTISALVEAKLQTVHLHKKNPNNNNNNNSSNNNYDDSPPSAVSACKNNGNKGSSSSIMELQLEENERSKSGSLSHHQVLDVEGVQLSRMPSLDMDLIWDALLVSDS from the coding sequence ATGAATCATTTCTATCTGTCAGTATTTTTTATCTCTGATTTAACTGTCTTAAGGATCTATCTATATATGAAGGATACATTTCCAAAGATAGAAATCTTCACACAAAAGGAATTGCCAACTTGTTTGCAAGAAACGGCAATGGAATCAAAGTTTTTGGACAACGACAATGCAACCATAAGAAGTTCTCATCACTCTCTTACTGCTTCTCATCATGTTCATGCAAACTATTCAATGGAATCACCTGAAAGGCTTCTTTTATGTTCACATTCAATGAAAGAAGAGTTACCACCCTATGATGCCACTTTGATTGGCCATGTCCCTTCAAGTTTCCATGGCAATGAAGACACAAGAAATGGGCAAGAGAAAAACCATACCTTTCAAAAATTCAATAACAACCCTCTGAATCTATTGGAGACTCTGCCAGCATTAACCATAGCACCCTCTTCTTCTGATGCCTCACCACCTTCTTTGATTTCTCCTCCTTCGTCACACAAATTTCCAAACTTGACCTTGTTCTTGCAGGAAACTTCCATGCTCTACTCATCATCCTCGCATCTAAAAAGTGGTGAATCCATGTCATCAAAATCTTCAAACTCCACATTTCCATTGTCGCCACTCCGCCAAACTCAGTGCCAAACAACCACCGCCGATCCACACAAAATCACCAAGAATCTATCAAACATGAGGAGATCCAAGTCTTTCAGTGACCACCACAATTGGTTGAGCACAAGGACACAACCTCTTAAGTGCAGCGGCGGAGGTGGAAgagtcaacaacaacaacaagcttTTCAAAGGGGTGAGACAAAGACACTGGGGAAAATGGGTTGCTGAGATAAGATTACCAAGAAACAGGACAAGGGTATGGTTAGGAACATTTGATACAGCTGAAGATGCAGCCATTGCATATGATACTGCAGCATATATACTAAGAGGAGATTATGCACAGTTGAATTTCCCTGAATTGAAGCATGTGATCAAGGCCAATTCTCTGAATGGAACCATTTCAGCACTCGTTGAGGCAAAACTACAAACAGTTCATCTGCATAAGAAGAAtcccaataacaataacaataacaatagcaGCAACAACAATTATGATGATTCACCACCATCAGCAGTTTCAGCATGCAAAAATAATGGCAATAAGGGTTCATCATCAAGCATAATGGAGTTGCAGTTAGAGGAAAATGAGAGAAGCAAAAGTGGCTCACTTTCTCATCATCAAGTTTTGGATGTGGAAGGTGTTCAATTGAGCAGAATGCCATCATTGGATATGGACCTTATTTGGGATGCACTTTTAGTCTCTGATTCATga